A genomic window from Terriglobia bacterium includes:
- a CDS encoding HNH endonuclease produces the protein MSKCILCGSAENLTEEHIFPDALGGCVVLANGTCATCNSTASTQFEAEFINGFAIVRQLLGIENREGKVPSLKATVEIEGQAHVATIKPEGKIEIPPMKIERQDEAGRKEIIYRTFKKGDAEKIIEKAKSKGIELENAPIADLAREVDAVVHVSLDFIGRQSGLRTAAKAAYAALALKTGVGYALSGTFDTVRNYCRNGGTPTPARLFLNDNFQASFHIGPHQHAIVCAGDAKTKRTHALVIYFGNLFYYVRVSDTYEGADFNWTMACDAQRDEEVKFIVGEYDNEFLMLEDIASGNTHWDDIKASGDYLMRNFSKALGLKFE, from the coding sequence ATGAGTAAATGCATCTTGTGCGGTTCGGCGGAGAACCTAACGGAGGAACACATCTTTCCTGACGCGCTAGGTGGGTGTGTGGTGCTCGCAAATGGGACGTGCGCCACTTGCAATAGCACTGCTTCGACGCAATTCGAAGCGGAGTTCATCAATGGATTCGCAATTGTTCGGCAACTGTTGGGGATTGAGAACAGAGAGGGCAAGGTGCCTAGCCTGAAGGCAACAGTGGAAATCGAAGGTCAAGCACATGTGGCCACAATCAAACCAGAGGGCAAAATCGAAATACCTCCAATGAAGATTGAGCGGCAAGACGAAGCGGGCAGAAAAGAAATCATCTACAGGACCTTCAAGAAAGGGGACGCTGAGAAAATCATCGAGAAGGCGAAGAGCAAAGGAATTGAACTTGAGAACGCCCCCATCGCGGACCTAGCACGTGAAGTCGATGCTGTAGTCCATGTTTCATTGGACTTCATTGGAAGACAAAGCGGACTGCGAACTGCTGCGAAGGCTGCCTATGCGGCTCTCGCCCTGAAGACCGGCGTAGGGTATGCGCTTTCTGGAACGTTCGATACGGTAAGAAACTATTGCCGCAATGGAGGTACTCCGACGCCCGCTCGCCTGTTTCTAAACGACAATTTTCAGGCCAGCTTTCACATTGGCCCCCACCAACACGCAATCGTCTGCGCTGGTGATGCAAAAACTAAGCGGACACATGCTCTCGTTATCTATTTCGGAAACCTATTCTATTATGTGCGAGTGAGTGACACATACGAGGGAGCCGATTTTAACTGGACGATGGCTTGCGATGCCCAAAGAGACGAAGAGGTGAAGTTTATTGTCGGTGAGTATGACAACGAGTTCCTGATGTTGGAGGACATCGCATCTGGAAACACTCATTGGGACGATATAAAAGCGTCCGGGGACTATCTGATGCGGAATTTCTCGAAGGCACTAGGTCTGAAATTCGAGTAA
- a CDS encoding transposase, with product MLHLTGALKCGRAGAPRAGFARGVFPMPIKLKRYYGRGDLHFLTFSCYRRLPLLRTIRARNVFVHALGKIRERHKFLLVGYVVMPDHVHLLISEPPKVTPSVVLKALKQRVSRDLRRNKRRISTAQLRLPFMSAGGGLPRFWQPRFYDFNVYSAKKKREKLEYMHANPVKRGLVKNPGAWMWSSALFYEKGETGLVPIDPVD from the coding sequence TTGTTGCATCTCACTGGAGCGTTAAAATGCGGGCGTGCGGGTGCCCCACGTGCCGGTTTTGCACGTGGGGTCTTTCCGATGCCGATAAAGCTCAAACGCTACTACGGACGCGGGGATTTGCATTTTCTTACCTTCAGTTGTTACCGGCGGCTGCCGCTGCTGAGGACGATTCGTGCGCGAAACGTGTTCGTGCACGCACTGGGAAAGATACGCGAGCGGCATAAATTTCTGCTGGTGGGATACGTGGTGATGCCAGACCACGTGCATCTTTTGATCAGCGAGCCGCCGAAGGTTACGCCCTCGGTAGTGCTGAAAGCGCTGAAGCAGCGCGTCTCACGGGATTTGCGGAGAAACAAACGCCGCATTTCGACGGCGCAGTTGCGGCTGCCATTCATGAGCGCTGGCGGCGGGCTGCCGCGATTTTGGCAGCCTAGATTTTACGACTTCAATGTCTACAGCGCGAAGAAGAAGAGGGAGAAGCTGGAATACATGCATGCCAATCCCGTGAAACGGGGACTGGTGAAAAATCCGGGCGCTTGGATGTGGAGCAGTGCTCTCTTTTACGAGAAAGGGGAGACCGGATTGGTGCCGATCGATCCGGTGGATTAG
- a CDS encoding inorganic phosphate transporter has product MPLRLCSARSRTVGSLGLVGIIIALTLAFEFTNGWHDAANSIATVVSTRVLTPFRAVVWAAFWNFVAAFAFGTAVAKTIGKGLVHIEMVNEHVLLAGLIGAILWNMITLALGLPTSSSHALMGGYGGAAVANAGFRALVLHGWTMPVLFIFLAPIIGLIIALLVSVATSWLARHQRPLKVDRWFRRLQLFSAAAYSLGHGTNDAQKGMGIITAALVAGGLMKTYSVPFWVIICCHLAMAGGTMAGGWRVIKTMGQRITKLNPFGGFSAEAAGALTLGVTAHFGIPVSTTHTITGAIVGVGASHRLTAVRWGVTRRIVWAWVLTIPGAALFGAALFHVMHSFLP; this is encoded by the coding sequence CTGCCGCTCCGCCTCTGCTCCGCGAGGTCCCGCACCGTGGGTAGCCTGGGCCTCGTCGGCATCATCATCGCTCTCACCCTGGCCTTCGAGTTCACCAACGGCTGGCATGACGCCGCCAACTCCATCGCCACCGTCGTCTCCACCCGCGTGCTTACCCCCTTCCGCGCCGTGGTCTGGGCCGCCTTCTGGAATTTCGTCGCGGCCTTCGCCTTCGGCACCGCCGTGGCCAAGACCATCGGCAAGGGCCTCGTACACATCGAGATGGTCAACGAGCACGTGCTCCTCGCCGGGCTCATCGGCGCCATCCTCTGGAACATGATTACCCTGGCCCTCGGCCTGCCCACCAGTTCCTCCCACGCCCTTATGGGCGGCTACGGCGGCGCCGCCGTCGCCAATGCCGGCTTCCGCGCCCTCGTCCTCCACGGCTGGACCATGCCCGTGCTGTTCATCTTTCTCGCCCCCATCATCGGCCTGATCATCGCCCTGCTGGTCAGCGTGGCCACCAGTTGGCTGGCCCGCCACCAGCGCCCCCTCAAGGTGGACCGCTGGTTCCGCCGCTTGCAGCTCTTCTCTGCCGCCGCCTACAGCCTGGGCCACGGCACCAATGACGCCCAGAAAGGCATGGGCATCATCACCGCCGCCCTGGTCGCCGGCGGCCTCATGAAGACCTACTCCGTGCCTTTCTGGGTCATCATCTGTTGTCACTTGGCGATGGCCGGCGGCACCATGGCCGGCGGCTGGCGCGTCATCAAGACCATGGGCCAGCGCATCACCAAGCTGAACCCCTTCGGCGGATTTTCCGCCGAAGCCGCCGGCGCTCTGACGCTCGGCGTCACCGCCCATTTCGGCATTCCGGTGAGCACCACGCACACCATCACCGGCGCCATCGTGGGCGTCGGCGCCTCGCACCGCCTCACCGCGGTGCGCTGGGGCGTCACCCGCCGCATCGTCTGGGCCTGGGTGCTCACAATCCCTGGCGCCGCCCTCTTCGGCGCCGCCCTCTTCCACGTCATGCACTCCTTCCTGCCCTGA
- a CDS encoding DUF47 family protein, with amino-acid sequence MRRFLPRQEDFYDLFVKQADNIHGGAKALVEMLSHYTAVPEQATNIKAIEHAGDEITHALFTKLNQTFVTPFDREDIHELCSKLDDVLDLIDAAAGRFVLYRVAAIRPGTEELAKILLDTTAEVVIAVRALNKPAFVLKHCIEINRLENESDRLCRKLIAQLFDEEKDPVQIIKWKEIFEVIETAVDKCEDVANVIETITLKST; translated from the coding sequence CTGCGGCGCTTTCTTCCACGCCAAGAGGATTTCTACGATCTCTTTGTAAAGCAAGCGGATAACATCCATGGGGGAGCCAAGGCCCTGGTCGAGATGCTTTCGCACTACACCGCCGTGCCCGAGCAGGCCACCAACATCAAGGCCATCGAGCACGCCGGGGATGAAATCACCCACGCCCTCTTCACCAAGCTCAACCAGACCTTCGTCACCCCCTTCGACCGCGAAGACATCCACGAGTTGTGCTCCAAGCTGGACGACGTCCTCGACCTCATCGACGCCGCCGCCGGCCGCTTCGTCCTCTACCGCGTGGCCGCCATTCGCCCCGGCACCGAGGAGCTGGCCAAGATCCTGCTCGACACCACCGCCGAGGTGGTCATCGCCGTGCGCGCCCTGAACAAGCCCGCCTTCGTCCTCAAGCACTGCATCGAGATCAACCGCCTGGAAAACGAGAGCGACCGCCTCTGCCGCAAGCTCATCGCCCAGCTCTTCGATGAAGAGAAAGATCCCGTCCAGATCATCAAATGGAAGGAGATCTTCGAGGTCATCGAGACCGCCGTGGACAAGTGCGAGGACGTCGCCAACGTCATCGAAACCATCACCCTGAAGAGCACCTGA
- the groL gene encoding chaperonin GroEL (60 kDa chaperone family; promotes refolding of misfolded polypeptides especially under stressful conditions; forms two stacked rings of heptamers to form a barrel-shaped 14mer; ends can be capped by GroES; misfolded proteins enter the barrel where they are refolded when GroES binds), which produces MAKQIVTGENSRQAILRGVNILADAVKITLGPKGRNAVIEKKFGAPVITKDGVTVAKEIELQDPLENMGAQMVREVASKTSDVAGDGTTTATVLAQAIFREGVKTVAAGASPMALKRGIDKAVEAAIEEIKRLSRDVKGDMIAQVGTISANNDKQIGSIIAEAMKKVGKDGVITVEESRTMETTLEVVEGMQFDRGYLSPYFVTDPERMECVLEDVRILIHEKKISSMKDLLPLLESIAKMGKPLLIIAEDVEGEALATLVVNKLRGTLQCAAVKAPGFGDRRKAMLEDIATLTGGKAITEDLGIKLENVKVEDLGRAKKITIDKDNSTIVEGGGKSTEIEGRVKQIRAQVEETTSDYDKEKLQERLAKLVGGVAVIKVGAATETELKEKKARVEDAMHATRAAVEEGIVPGGGSALLRCLGPIEKLKLHDDEAVGVSIVRRALEEPARQIAQNAGCEGAVVIGKIRESKDENFGFNADSGEYGDMVKMGVIDPAKVTRLALQNAASIAGLMLTTEALIAEIKEDEKKGAAAGAPGPGGMGGMY; this is translated from the coding sequence ATGGCGAAGCAGATTGTAACGGGAGAGAATTCGCGCCAGGCGATTTTACGGGGCGTGAACATTCTCGCAGACGCGGTAAAAATCACCCTCGGCCCCAAGGGCCGTAACGCGGTGATCGAAAAGAAGTTCGGCGCGCCGGTGATCACCAAGGACGGCGTGACCGTAGCCAAGGAAATCGAGCTGCAGGATCCGCTCGAAAACATGGGCGCGCAGATGGTCCGGGAGGTCGCTTCCAAGACCTCCGACGTTGCCGGCGACGGCACGACCACGGCCACCGTTCTGGCGCAGGCCATCTTCCGCGAAGGCGTGAAGACGGTTGCCGCCGGTGCGAGCCCGATGGCCCTGAAGCGCGGCATCGACAAGGCTGTCGAAGCCGCCATCGAGGAGATCAAGCGCCTCTCGCGCGACGTCAAGGGCGACATGATCGCCCAGGTCGGCACGATCAGCGCCAACAACGACAAGCAGATCGGCAGCATCATCGCCGAAGCCATGAAGAAGGTGGGCAAGGACGGCGTCATCACCGTCGAGGAATCGCGCACGATGGAGACCACGCTGGAAGTCGTGGAAGGCATGCAGTTCGACCGCGGCTACCTCTCCCCCTACTTCGTCACCGATCCCGAGCGCATGGAGTGCGTTCTCGAAGACGTGCGCATCCTCATCCATGAGAAGAAGATCAGCTCGATGAAGGACCTGCTTCCCCTCCTCGAGTCCATCGCCAAGATGGGCAAGCCGCTGTTGATCATCGCCGAGGACGTCGAGGGCGAAGCGCTCGCGACCCTGGTGGTGAATAAACTCCGCGGCACGCTGCAGTGCGCGGCCGTCAAGGCCCCGGGCTTCGGCGACCGCCGCAAGGCCATGCTCGAGGATATCGCCACCCTGACCGGCGGCAAGGCCATCACGGAAGATCTCGGGATCAAGCTCGAGAACGTGAAGGTCGAAGATCTCGGGCGCGCCAAGAAGATCACCATCGACAAGGACAACAGCACCATCGTCGAGGGTGGCGGCAAGTCCACGGAGATCGAAGGCCGCGTCAAGCAGATCCGCGCGCAGGTCGAGGAAACCACCTCGGACTACGACAAGGAAAAGCTCCAGGAGCGCCTGGCCAAGCTCGTCGGCGGCGTCGCCGTCATCAAAGTCGGCGCAGCCACCGAGACCGAGCTCAAGGAAAAGAAGGCCCGTGTCGAGGACGCCATGCACGCCACCCGCGCGGCTGTCGAGGAAGGCATTGTTCCCGGCGGCGGTTCGGCCCTGCTGCGCTGCCTCGGCCCGATCGAGAAGCTCAAGCTGCACGATGACGAGGCCGTTGGCGTCAGCATCGTGAGGCGCGCTCTCGAAGAACCCGCCCGCCAGATCGCCCAGAACGCCGGCTGTGAAGGCGCCGTGGTGATCGGCAAGATCCGCGAGTCCAAGGACGAGAACTTCGGCTTCAACGCGGACTCCGGCGAATACGGCGACATGGTCAAGATGGGCGTCATCGACCCGGCCAAGGTCACCCGTTTGGCGCTGCAGAACGCAGCCTCCATCGCGGGCCTGATGCTCACCACCGAAGCGCTCATCGCCGAAATCAAGGAAGACGAAAAGAAGGGCGCCGCTGCCGGCGCTCCCGGCCCGGGCGGCATGGGCGGCATGTACTAG
- a CDS encoding co-chaperone GroES: MAVNLTPLHDRVIVKRIEEKESVKGGIIIPDTAKEKPQEGEVIAAGSGRREKGELIPLDVKAGDRVLFGKYSGTEIKIEDEEYLILREDEILAKLSGAAKAASKR; the protein is encoded by the coding sequence ATGGCAGTCAATCTGACACCGCTCCACGATCGTGTGATTGTGAAGCGCATTGAAGAAAAAGAGTCCGTCAAGGGCGGCATCATCATCCCGGACACGGCCAAAGAGAAGCCCCAAGAAGGTGAAGTCATCGCAGCCGGCTCCGGCCGCCGCGAGAAGGGCGAATTGATCCCGCTGGATGTGAAGGCGGGCGATCGCGTTCTTTTCGGCAAGTACAGCGGCACGGAGATCAAGATCGAGGACGAAGAGTACCTGATCCTGCGCGAGGACGAGATCCTGGCGAAGCTCAGCGGCGCAGCCAAGGCTGCGTCGAAGAGGTAG
- a CDS encoding sigma-54 dependent transcriptional regulator yields the protein MKTILIVDDEPAARYGLRRALESSYRIAEADSVEAARAALPREKPDLILLDAILPGEDGLSFLRWLREQGSEVPVLMVSALDTARTAVEALRLGAADYLVKGFELDELRQRVANLLKLCSLEQENARLRQQLAGEGQFGPMLGRAAEMRRAFEVADRVAPTDSTVLILGESGTGKDLLAQEIHNRSPRAGRPFVAVNCAALPETLIESELFGYERGAFTGAAQQKKGKFEQATGGTLFLDEIGDMNPVTQAKVLRALENRTIERLGGTQAIAVDVRVISATHRDLPAEIRAGKFREDLFYRLRVVAVELPPLRAHKEDIPLLAESFLRLHAARLGRGAQLTREALAALERYDWPGNVRELKNALERSLVLCRGAEIAVDDLPGEIVRGEPLTAKPGGGAGEAGLGETDFREAKRKFEIAYLTRQLAERRWNVSRTAAAIGLHRQSLQEKLRELGIRRPGHEAADAGEEE from the coding sequence ATGAAGACGATTCTCATCGTGGACGACGAACCGGCGGCGCGCTACGGGTTGCGGCGGGCGCTGGAAAGCAGCTACCGCATCGCGGAGGCCGATTCCGTGGAAGCGGCGCGCGCGGCGCTGCCGCGGGAGAAGCCCGATCTGATTCTGCTCGATGCGATTTTGCCGGGAGAAGACGGTCTGTCGTTTCTGCGCTGGCTGCGCGAGCAGGGCAGCGAAGTGCCGGTGTTGATGGTGTCCGCGCTGGACACGGCCAGGACCGCGGTGGAAGCGCTGCGGCTGGGCGCGGCGGACTATTTGGTGAAAGGCTTCGAGCTGGACGAACTGCGGCAGCGCGTGGCCAACCTGCTCAAGCTCTGCTCGCTGGAGCAGGAAAATGCGCGGCTGCGCCAGCAACTGGCCGGCGAAGGGCAGTTCGGGCCGATGCTGGGGCGCGCGGCGGAGATGCGCCGGGCCTTCGAGGTGGCCGACCGCGTGGCGCCCACCGACTCCACGGTGCTGATCCTGGGGGAGAGCGGCACGGGCAAGGACCTGCTGGCGCAGGAGATTCACAACCGTTCGCCGCGCGCGGGCCGGCCGTTCGTGGCGGTGAACTGCGCGGCGCTGCCGGAAACGCTGATCGAATCGGAGCTGTTCGGCTACGAGCGCGGGGCGTTCACCGGAGCGGCGCAGCAGAAGAAGGGCAAATTCGAGCAGGCCACGGGGGGCACGCTGTTTCTGGACGAGATCGGGGACATGAATCCGGTGACGCAGGCCAAGGTGCTGCGCGCGTTGGAAAACCGCACTATCGAGCGGCTCGGAGGAACGCAGGCCATTGCGGTGGACGTGCGCGTGATCAGCGCGACGCACCGCGACCTGCCGGCGGAGATTCGCGCCGGGAAATTCCGCGAAGACCTGTTCTACCGGCTGCGCGTGGTGGCCGTGGAGCTGCCGCCGCTGCGCGCGCACAAGGAAGACATTCCGCTGCTGGCGGAGTCCTTTCTGCGGCTGCACGCGGCGCGGCTGGGGCGCGGCGCGCAGCTGACGCGCGAGGCGCTGGCCGCGCTGGAGCGCTACGACTGGCCCGGCAACGTCCGCGAACTGAAGAACGCGCTGGAGCGCAGCCTGGTGTTGTGCCGCGGCGCGGAAATTGCCGTGGACGACCTGCCCGGGGAGATCGTGCGCGGCGAGCCGCTCACCGCGAAACCCGGCGGGGGCGCCGGGGAGGCCGGCTTGGGGGAGACGGATTTCCGGGAAGCCAAGCGCAAGTTCGAGATCGCCTATCTGACGCGGCAGCTGGCGGAGCGCAGGTGGAACGTGTCGCGCACGGCGGCGGCCATCGGGCTGCATCGCCAGAGCCTGCAGGAAAAGCTGCGCGAGCTGGGCATCCGGCGCCCCGGGCACGAGGCTGCCGACGCGGGGGAAGAGGAGTAG
- a CDS encoding molybdenum cofactor guanylyltransferase translates to MSGEAKFAAAALAGYVLAGGGSTRFGSDKALAKLEGQPLLLRMTALVEKVAGAASVVAPAERYAGLGVRIVADRWPGAGPLGGIATALLHAAETLPGCEWNLVLGCDLPFLSGEWLSYLVDYARKSGAQAVLPVSAEGPEPLCACYRTDAGPALAALLEGGVRKIMAALERVRMEVLDEGHWKRFDSAGRLFLNMNTAAEYARIRAGGEENKP, encoded by the coding sequence GTGAGCGGTGAGGCAAAGTTTGCTGCGGCGGCGCTGGCCGGCTACGTCCTGGCCGGCGGGGGCAGCACGCGCTTTGGCAGCGATAAAGCGCTGGCCAAGCTGGAGGGCCAGCCCCTGCTGCTGCGCATGACGGCGCTGGTCGAGAAAGTGGCGGGAGCGGCGTCGGTGGTGGCGCCGGCGGAGCGCTACGCGGGGCTGGGGGTGCGCATCGTGGCGGACCGCTGGCCCGGCGCGGGGCCGCTCGGGGGGATCGCCACGGCGCTGCTGCATGCCGCGGAGACGCTGCCCGGCTGCGAGTGGAACCTGGTGCTCGGCTGCGATCTGCCGTTTCTGAGCGGGGAGTGGCTGAGCTATCTCGTGGACTATGCGCGCAAGAGCGGCGCGCAGGCGGTCCTGCCGGTTTCCGCCGAAGGCCCCGAACCGCTGTGCGCCTGCTACCGCACGGACGCCGGGCCGGCGCTGGCGGCGCTGCTGGAGGGCGGGGTGCGCAAGATCATGGCCGCGCTCGAACGCGTGCGGATGGAAGTCCTTGACGAGGGGCACTGGAAACGGTTTGATAGCGCGGGGCGTTTGTTCCTGAACATGAATACGGCCGCGGAGTACGCGCGCATCCGCGCCGGAGGGGAAGAGAACAAGCCGTGA
- a CDS encoding ATP-binding cassette domain-containing protein: MSEVFFEFRDVCKSFDDHLVLDHVSFTVRRGETCVIMGRSGVGKSVALKHIMGFLHGDSGQILVDGEDVTQFSEEEFMRVRSKVTMVFQSGALFDSLTVGENIAFPLASKKELDDEAIEARVQELAEMLEVADVLDKLPSELSTGTKRAVAMARALAQDPEAILYDEPTTMVDPIMVSHMSDLILRLKERFHKTSIVVTHDTHLAKKLADRVVFLQEGRVSFFGPWEEFEGSPDAFLRNFRMQDELIPALDVTV; encoded by the coding sequence GTGAGCGAGGTCTTCTTCGAGTTCCGCGACGTCTGCAAATCGTTCGACGACCATCTGGTGCTGGACCATGTGAGCTTCACGGTGCGGCGCGGGGAGACCTGCGTGATCATGGGGCGCAGCGGCGTCGGCAAATCGGTCGCGCTGAAGCACATCATGGGCTTTCTGCACGGCGATTCCGGGCAGATCCTGGTGGACGGCGAAGACGTGACGCAATTTTCCGAAGAGGAATTCATGCGCGTGCGCTCCAAGGTGACCATGGTCTTTCAGTCCGGCGCGCTTTTCGATTCGCTGACCGTCGGCGAAAACATCGCTTTTCCGCTGGCCAGCAAGAAAGAGCTGGACGACGAAGCCATCGAAGCGCGCGTGCAGGAACTGGCGGAGATGCTGGAGGTCGCCGACGTGCTCGACAAGCTGCCCTCGGAGCTTTCCACGGGCACGAAGCGCGCCGTGGCCATGGCCCGCGCGCTGGCGCAGGATCCCGAGGCGATACTCTACGACGAGCCGACCACCATGGTGGACCCCATCATGGTTTCGCACATGAGCGACCTGATCCTGCGGCTCAAGGAGCGCTTCCACAAGACTTCCATCGTGGTGACCCACGACACGCACCTGGCGAAGAAGCTCGCCGACCGGGTGGTCTTCCTGCAGGAAGGCCGGGTCTCCTTTTTCGGCCCGTGGGAAGAGTTCGAAGGCTCCCCGGACGCGTTTCTCCGCAATTTCCGCATGCAGGACGAACTGATCCCCGCACTGGACGTGACCGTGTGA
- a CDS encoding APC family permease: MSHPASTTGEAAPQLRRTMGFWDVLLFNIAAVLGPRWIAAAAHNGASSISLWVIAALFFFVPTALVITELSTRFPHEGGLYVWSKEAFGDFHGFVAGWTYWVYTFFYFPGLLLASAAMAAYVGGNSFGYLAQSRTFLLWGSFVLLFVAVALNLIGLNIGKWLQNAGGVGTYLPLLLLVLTAIVVRWRHGSVTHFTMHNILPVWNWDTVNFWSQIAFAFTGLELVSAMSDEIREPRRTLARAILGSGVLIAGIYIAATVALLMLLQDMQVDAKSGVFQALAVGTGILKVGIVGMFAALLAAVGNAGGIGTTVAGVSRVPFVVGVDRYLPSAFGKIHPRWRTPYIAILVQAGITGLVLLLSQINETANSSYQILVDAAVILYFIPFLYMYAAVIKLAARKDRGENEHHVLVPGGKFGVWLCGGLGFTVTLASILFSMIPPGETTNKLLFEVKLLGGSAIAVGIGLALYWRGARAKKREEATGGS; encoded by the coding sequence GTGAGCCATCCAGCCTCCACCACCGGGGAAGCGGCGCCGCAACTGCGCCGCACGATGGGCTTCTGGGACGTGCTGCTGTTCAATATTGCGGCGGTGCTGGGGCCGCGCTGGATTGCGGCCGCGGCCCACAACGGCGCCTCCTCGATCAGCCTGTGGGTCATCGCCGCGCTCTTCTTTTTCGTGCCCACGGCGCTGGTCATCACCGAGTTGTCCACGCGCTTTCCGCACGAGGGCGGGCTGTACGTCTGGTCCAAGGAAGCGTTCGGGGATTTCCACGGCTTTGTGGCCGGCTGGACCTACTGGGTCTATACGTTTTTCTATTTTCCGGGGCTGCTGCTGGCGAGCGCGGCGATGGCCGCGTACGTGGGCGGAAATTCCTTTGGGTACCTGGCGCAGAGCCGCACATTTCTTCTGTGGGGCTCCTTCGTGCTGCTGTTTGTGGCGGTGGCGCTGAACCTGATAGGGCTGAATATCGGCAAATGGCTGCAGAACGCCGGCGGCGTGGGCACCTATCTGCCGCTGCTGCTGCTGGTGCTGACCGCGATTGTGGTGCGGTGGCGCCACGGGTCGGTCACGCATTTCACCATGCACAACATTCTGCCGGTGTGGAACTGGGATACGGTGAACTTCTGGTCGCAGATCGCCTTTGCGTTTACGGGGCTGGAGCTGGTCTCGGCAATGAGCGACGAGATCCGCGAACCGCGGCGCACGCTGGCCCGCGCCATTCTGGGCTCGGGAGTGCTCATCGCCGGGATTTACATTGCGGCCACTGTCGCCCTGCTGATGCTCCTGCAGGATATGCAGGTGGACGCGAAATCCGGGGTGTTCCAGGCGCTGGCGGTCGGCACCGGGATCCTGAAGGTGGGGATCGTGGGCATGTTTGCGGCGCTGCTGGCGGCGGTGGGAAATGCGGGCGGCATCGGCACGACGGTGGCCGGGGTTTCGCGCGTGCCGTTTGTGGTGGGCGTGGACCGCTATCTGCCTTCCGCGTTCGGAAAGATTCACCCGCGCTGGCGGACGCCCTATATCGCGATCCTGGTGCAGGCGGGAATTACGGGACTCGTGCTGCTGCTGAGCCAGATCAATGAGACGGCGAACAGTTCCTATCAGATTCTGGTGGATGCCGCGGTGATCCTGTACTTCATTCCGTTTCTGTACATGTACGCGGCAGTGATCAAGCTGGCGGCGCGCAAAGACCGCGGGGAGAACGAGCACCATGTGCTGGTGCCCGGCGGGAAGTTCGGGGTGTGGCTGTGCGGCGGGCTGGGCTTTACGGTGACGCTGGCGAGCATCCTGTTTTCGATGATTCCGCCGGGCGAAACGACGAACAAGCTGCTCTTCGAAGTGAAGCTGCTGGGCGGCTCGGCCATTGCCGTGGGGATCGGCCTGGCGCTGTACTGGCGCGGGGCGCGGGCGAAGAAACGGGAAGAAGCGACTGGCGGCTCGTGA
- a CDS encoding riboflavin synthase produces the protein MFTGIIEHTGTIETLKLTGEGGRVTIHAPAVAPRLAIANSIAVNGCCLTVIACDPQRFSADLSGETIRKTSFGELQPGARVNLEQPLTAGKEFGGHFVLGHVDGVGRVTHLTPEGENFWWGVEVPKEFARYIVPKGSITIDGISLTVARCGARIAEIAVIPYTHAHTNIRDRQPGDPVNLEGDVLGKYVERYLQARNAAPESKLTIDKLMEEGF, from the coding sequence ATGTTTACGGGAATCATTGAGCACACCGGCACGATCGAAACGCTGAAGCTCACGGGCGAAGGCGGGCGGGTGACGATTCACGCCCCGGCCGTGGCCCCGCGGCTGGCCATCGCCAATTCCATCGCCGTGAACGGCTGTTGCCTCACCGTCATCGCCTGCGACCCGCAGCGCTTTTCCGCGGACCTCTCTGGCGAGACCATCCGCAAAACCTCCTTTGGCGAGCTGCAGCCCGGCGCGCGCGTCAATCTCGAGCAGCCCCTCACCGCCGGCAAGGAGTTCGGCGGCCATTTCGTGCTGGGCCACGTGGACGGCGTCGGCCGCGTCACGCACCTTACTCCCGAAGGCGAAAACTTCTGGTGGGGCGTCGAAGTCCCGAAAGAGTTCGCGCGCTACATCGTGCCCAAGGGCTCGATCACCATCGACGGCATCAGCCTCACCGTCGCCCGCTGCGGCGCCCGCATCGCCGAGATTGCCGTCATCCCCTATACTCACGCGCACACCAACATCCGCGACCGCCAGCCCGGCGATCCCGTCAACCTCGAAGGCGATGTCCTGGGAAAATACGTGGAGCGCTACCTGCAAGCCCGCAATGCGGCTCCCGAGTCAAAGCTCACCATCGATAAGTTAATGGAAGAAGGCTTTTGA